A window of Maioricimonas rarisocia genomic DNA:
GGGGGTGTTCGACGCAGGTGGCATCGATCGACGTCGCGGCGCTGGCGGGCGCGTTGCCAGTGGCATCCGCCCTGTGTGGCTGCCGCAATGGTGGTTGTCAGTTATTGTCGATGACCGAATCGCTCTGTTCTTCGAGCTGATCCATGCCTTCGTTGAAGTAGTCACGGATGCGCGGCCAGCCCCAGCGGAGCAGGAAGATCAGGATCGGGATCGCGATGGCCCCGATGATCAGGATCGTTTCGAGGCTGACGGCCCCGTCCTCGTTCCGGTGGACCCGTTCGAACAGCCGTCGCAGCGGCGATTTGCGCGTCATCTCTCTTCCCCGACTGAATGCCCGCTCCGGGTCGGACCCGACCCCCCTACATGAACGGCCACGCGATGAGCGTGCATGTCATTTCGAATACGAGTTGCATGATGCGGCGGCTCATCGGCAGGACGATGGCCAGCAGCGGCAGCACGACCCCCAGTGCCAGAACATAGTCCAGGACGGCGGCTCCGCGACGGCGGGAGATCGACCGACCGGTCGGCACCAACTCGCGATCCCGACGATTTCTGATTCTGCGCAGCATGTCCCACTTCGTCCTGCCGGGGTTCGAAACGGGTTTTCCGCTGTTGTTTCAACCGGCCTTCGGACAAAAAGTTTCGTTCGATTCGGTCTTCGCGGATCGTTTCGACTCCTCCTTCAGCCTAGCGTTTCGCATTGGGGAGGGCCACAGCTTCGGTGCAGAACACCTCTGCCGCAGCGCATCGAAAAGACCGACCGACACACAAGGCATCGGCCGGTCCGGTCACTCTGCATGGGAGAAAAATCGGCTGCCGGCATTGGTCCGTCGGGACCGGCAGCGGACAGGATCAGGACTCGTCGCCGGAAGTCTCTTCTGTGGAAGGAGTTTCCGCGGCGTCGCCCTCGGCCGGGGCTGATTCGGACTCGACCGGAGCGTCCCCCTCCGGCTCAACTTCCTTGACGGCCGGATCTGCGTCGTCGGCCGGCTTTTCCGATTCCGCCGGCTCGTCGGTCGCGGCCGGTTTGTCACCTTCAGCCGGTTTCTCTGTTTCCGGTTTGTCCCCCTCGGCCGGCTTGTCGGCAGCAGCCTCGTCCGGCTTCGGCGCGTCGGAGGCCGGTTTCTTTTCTGCGGCGGATTCCTCGTCCTTGCCGGCGTCGTCGGTCGAGAGCGAGGTGCCGGTCACCTGCAGGATGGTCCGGGTGGCGTCGTCCTGAAGGAATGCGATCAGGTGCAGGTGATCGAGT
This region includes:
- a CDS encoding TadE/TadG family type IV pilus assembly protein, whose protein sequence is MTRKSPLRRLFERVHRNEDGAVSLETILIIGAIAIPILIFLLRWGWPRIRDYFNEGMDQLEEQSDSVIDNN